The following DNA comes from Rhodopseudomonas boonkerdii.
GCCTCCTTCTTTTGTCGTCCAAAAGGCATCAAAAAGATGTTCGCGCGCGCTTGGCGTCAGGCCGGCACCGGAATCGGCCACCGTAAGAACAACGGTATCTGGCGCCGCCTGCGAGGCGGTGATTCGTAAGCGACGCTCAGGCAACGCGCCGGCCGCCATCGCCTCCGTAGCATTAAGAACAAGGTTGCTTATGACCTGCTGGATCTGCACTCGGTCAGCGAAAACGCGAGGTAGGTCGTCATACATGTCTAGCTGCAGGGCGATGCCGCTACGCTCGATCTCGCTGCGTGACAAGGTTACGATTTCACGAACGGCTTCCCTTAGGTCGAATGGCTGTCTGTGCGGAGCCTCGCCCTTCGAAAGGGCACGGATCCGCGCTATGACCTGACTCGCCCGGTTCGCGTCACTAACGATGCGGTCAAGCGCGCGACGGGCCTTCTCGAGATTTGGCGGCTCCTGGCTCAGCCATCGGGCGCACGCACCACCGCTGGCGACAACGGCAGCCAATGGTTGGTTTACTTCATGCGCTATCGACGCCGACAGTTGGCCCAGCGTCGTCACCCGCGCAATACGCAAGAGGCGGTCGCGGGCCTCCAGCGCCTCTGCCTTTGCGGCGACCATCCTCAAACTGAGATAGGTTGTGACCCCGATCGCAACGATGCTAATCCCGGTATTGACGATGCCTACTTCGTATGCGCCGGAGGGGGTCAGAAAGAAGCTGATCAAGGTCAGCGCGACGCAAATGCAAGCGAGAACTACCACAGCCGCGCCAGACAAGATGCGTGTAGCAACGAGAATGACTGCCGTGTAAAATACGGCTGCAGCGATGGCATAATCCGTAACCGTATCGGCGATGAAAATGCCTGCCATCGCAACACCCATCGCGATCAGTGTCAGTGCCGATCTTGGACGGCTGTCATTGACCACCTTGAGCATTGTTAGCCTCTCTCGATCAACCTACGCGCTTTCAGTATTCTTCCCGAATCTACTCCGCTCAGTGGCTAGATATCTATTAATTCTCGATCATTCGCCTAGCTCTAACCGCCATCGAGCGGACGTTACCAGCGGCTCCAGGCTGAGACGACCGATAATCTGTTCCAGAACGCGATCCTGCCGAGTGTCGGCCCGCACGGTCGCGCTCACCTGGACTCGATTTGTGTCCTCGATATTGGTGCTTTCGAGGTCGCGAATGTGTAGAACGCCGGCAAGATCACGAAGAAGAAGCGCTCGAACATGCGCCTCGGCCTCTCCATGACAGATAATGCTGATAGCATAGGCGCTCTCCAACTGGCCTCCAGCGAATGACTGGCGCTCAATGAGGCGCACGAGCGGACGCAGAACTCCATTGACTGCGATGACGAACATCGTCGCAATCAACGCGTGAAAGAAAAATCCAGCTCCGCATAGCGCGCCGATCGCGGCCGAACACCACAGCGTCGCCGCCGTGTTGAGCCCGCGCACGTTCAATCCCTCCTTGAAAATGATGCCTGCGCCCATGAAGCCGATGCCGGAAACGATCTGGGCCGCAACACGCGTCGGACTCGACTCTCCGGGGAATAGCCCTGCAAAGAGGACGAAGATGGCGGCGCCGAGTGCAACGAGGGTGTTGGTTCGTAGCCCAGCCAGGCGTTGGCGCCATTGCCGCTCGAAGCCGATCAAACCGCCGAGAAGGAATGCGCCTCCGAGCGTGAGCGCAGTATGGCCAAGACTTTGCCAATCCATATGAATGTCCCATCTTGCAGCGTCGGCTACACTCCACCGACGGAAGTCCCTGCAATTGTTGGAATTTCTGCTCCATCGGCTGTCAGAACTCGGCGTGTGCGCGAAGCGACAGAATCGAAGCTGGTCCGCGGTCGGCGTTGTAGGCGGGGTTTGCAACAAACTGATAGTCGAAGGTGACGGCGCTCCAATCGTTGAACCGCAGGGCGTAGTATGCCTCGATGATCGACTCGTGACCGTAACGCAGCCGCCCATCACCGATCAGCAATCCCGTGCCTCCCGCAGCGAGGAAATCACGATGTGCGCGTGACAGGCCGTTGACCGCAGCCCCGAGCCCAATGGTGTCCGAGGGCCGTCCCCATGCGGTGCCCTTCAGGGCGAAACCGCCGGAAATGCTGCGGTCGATATCCGTGAAGGATAGAATTTCGGTTCGACCGTCGTTCCAGCTTGCACGGGCGAAAAGCCCGAGGTCAGCCGTCAAAGCCTGTTCGATGTTCCCGTAAAAGCCATATTTATTCTGATTGCGGCGCAGGGCCGTCATCGCATCGTTGATATCCGTTTGCGGACTTGCCTGGGCGATGTCGATGGCATCGCGATACGCGCCGGTGCGGCCGCGGTTGACGAAAGTGCCAATGCGAACCTTACCGGGCTGCCCGAACAGGCTGTGCCGTTCCTCGAACTCGACGACGCCGCCACCGCCGCCCTTGAAGACCAGGACGTCGCTGTTTGGCTGCTCCGGCACCTGGAAGGCGCCCGCTCGCACGGCCCAATTCTTCTGATTAAGCTCGATCACCGCGCCGCGCGTGAAGCCCGGCAGGTCGGCGGGAAAATCATAGGCCCCCGATGACCAGATCGCCCAATTCATGAAATCGGCGCGCGGATCCTTGGCATAGGCATTGGCGTCGAAGAAGTCTCCAACTGCGAAACGGCCAACCGTGACGGTGATGCGATTGATATCGCGTCGTCCCGCCAGTTGCAGAGGGCCGTCCGCGACATCCTCCTGCTCGCCGCCGAGACCAAATGTCTGCCGAACATAGTAGCGCTGAGCGCGGAATTTTGGAAATTCTGTCCCGCCTTTTTGCGCTTCTCCATTTGGAAAACCTGCGAGTCCGAGCGTTCCGTTCAGTCCGAAGCCCTGGGCCAGTTCGGGATTGAAGTAGAACTCACCACCCTCCCAAAGCCGCACGCCGAGAAAAGCATCCGCGGTCCATGTCTCGCGCAGTTGCCCGCCGCCGGGGAGACTGTTGGCGGACGCGTAAGGAGATCGAATTGCAGGATAGCCCTGGGCAATGAATGTTGTCTGGCCATGAACATTCCAGTCCGGCGATGCTTCGCCAGTCGCCGATGGTTTCGCGAGTGCCGAGACCCCATCACCCAGTCGGTAGTTCAGACCAAATGTGATCCTTTGGACTTGAGGGTGGACCGAAACGTCGCGCAGTCCAGTTCCATCGAGTCGATAGATCGAAGAAGCCAAATCGAGGTAGTCGTACTCAGCGCGTGCGGTCCACGGTCCTCCCAAGGCCATTTCGATACCTACGCCCGCCGTCCACCCAGCGTGCCAGCGCCTCAGCTTCGACAAAACGGCGCCGTCATCTCCATTGATGTCGACCTTCGTTCGTGCCCAAGCAAACCCGCCCGTTGCATAGGGGAGGAATGGGCCGAACGCATAGCCGATCCTGGCGCGCACTGTCCCCATCGCGTCCAGGGTCGTATTGAAGGGAGCAGCAGTCCGACGCGTCTCGTCGGGCGGACTCACGAATGTGATGTCGGCTTCTGTGCCAAGTACCCAGCCATCACCTGGCTGAAAGTTGTAGCCCCCCTGAAGGCCGCCGATCATCCCCGTCACCGTCGGCGGCAGGCCAACTGACTGATTCAAGATCGCGTTCGTCCCTGGACCAAGATCGCCGGTCCCGAAACCGGTGTGACCACCAAAATAGATGCCCGACCAATCGACCTTGTTCGTTTTCGCGCTGCTCTCACGTGAAGCTTCCGGCAACTTCGTGGGCGTCGCCGGAATGGGTTGAGCATCTGGGCGGTCGGCAGTCGTTTGAAGCTCTTGCGCATGCGCCTTGGCGATCTGAAGAATTGCCACGATGCCGAGTGCCAGCAAATAGAAGGCGATCGCCATAAATCGGCAAAAAAGGACTCGGCGATTCCTGAAAACCCTCAATCCGGCAGCGCTCGCGGTATTGAAGAATCCTGGGGCGGCAAAATAGTTCATGGGGCACTCCTGGCGTCGGGTTACGAGAGCGCCCGTCGCCAATAACTCCGAGCCGCCCTGCTAGTTTTGTCGTGAATTCAAATGGCGCGAGTTATTGGTCGCGCCGCGACTAGACGGGTCGTCCATTTGAAGCTCCTTGCTGATCGAAACCCGGTTCGGGCCCGGGCCTCGTGCTTTGTTTCCATGCAAGCAATCGTTTTGCGCTTGTGTGGCTCACCAGCGGCAATGCCGCATTCGCGATATCGCCGCTCTGTTCAACCGCGCGCCGCCGCGTAGTAGGAATCTGAGCTTGGAACCGTCCAGTAGGCGGCGACGAGCAAGGTGGACGGCCACACGCGTCAGGAGCGTCGCCGAAACCGCCAAAGCCCAGCACAAACGTCTGTTCAACCGGTTCCGAAGCGAGGACAGGACATCGCGGGGCTCCCGATTGTGGGGCGGACGCGGCGCCTGTCGCCTCGGCTGCTTCGGTGGCGGCCCTCGTCTCGGGCGGTCTCCAGCCTGCGGCGGCGCAAATCTGAGGATCAACGATGTGGACATGATCATGATCTCTCATGCGTCGCCGTCAGAGCCATTGTCCGAACCGGCGGATGTAGACGGTCTTCATCAGTTGAGCGACGAGGCAGTAGCAGAGCAGCGTGCCAGCCAGCCACGGGAAGTAAGCGATAGGCAGTGGCTGCAATCCGATGGCCGCGCCCAGCGGAGAGAAAGGCAAATAAATCCCCAGCACACAGATGACGCTCGACATCAGCAGCACTGGCAAAGCCGCTGTACTGTTGACGAATGGAATCTTCTGGGTACGCAGCATGTGGACCACGAGTGTCTGAGAAAGAAGGCCCTCGATGAACCAGCCCGACTGAAAGAGCGACTGATGCTCTGGAGCATTGGCGGCAAAGACGAACCACATCAGAGCGAACGTCGTGATGTCGAAGATCGAGGACGTCGGTCCGATCCAGATCATGAAGCGACCGATATTCTTGGCATCCCACTTCCGCGGCCTGCTGAGGAATTCCTTGTCCATGTGATCCCAAGGCAGCGCCAATTGGGAAATGTCGTACATCAGGTTTTGCACGAGCAAATGGATCGACAGCATCGGCAGGAACGGAATGAATGCGCTCGCCACCAGCACCGAAAACACATTTCCGAAGTTGGAGCTGGCGGTCATATTGAGGTATTTCATGATGTTGCCGAAGGTTTCGCGCCCCTTCAGCACACCCTCCTCAAGAACCATCAAGCTCTTCTCGAGCAGGATAATATCGGCCGACTCCTTCGCGATATCAGCGCCGCTGTCGACGGAAATGCCAACATCGGCATCGCGCAGCGCCGGAGCGTCATTGATGCCGTCGCCGAGGAAGCCGACGGTGTGCCCGTTGGCCTGGAGTGCCTGTAGCACGCGTGACTTCTGAAGCGGCGTCAGCTTCGCGAAGATCGTCCGCTCCTCGACCAAGGTCCGGAGTGCGGCGTCGTCCAGTTTTTCAATATCGCGACCGAGCACCGGCTGGCCCGGTTCAAGTCCCACTTCACGGCAGATCTTGCTGCTGACAACCGCATTGTCGCCGGTAAGAACCTTGACCCTGACGCCGTGTTCGGCGAGCGCCGCGATCGCTGGTCCAGCCGTCTCCTTCGGCGGGTCGAGGAAAGTCAGGAACCCCTGAATCGTGAGATCGGTTTCGTCCTCGATGGCATAATGCGTATTGGTGTCGGACGCCGCGAACTCACGGGTGGCGACGACCAGCACACGGAACCCGTCTTCGTTGTAGGCGCGTGCCAGCGCGGCCAGGCTTTTGCGCTCCGCGTCGCCGAGGCGGATTACGCCTTCGCCACTCCTGACGCGCGTGGAGATTGACAGCATCTCCTCCACTGCGCCCTTGCAGATGAGCAGATGATCTCCCGCTTCGCCCTCGACGACCACCGAGAGCCGGCGACGCACGAAGTCGAAGGGCAACTCGTCGACTTTCCGGTAGCTCGCGGCTGCGTTCGTGATGGCTGGCTCCGCGCCGGCAAATCGCACGACGGCCTGGTCCATCAAGTTCTTCACGCCGCTCTGGTGATAGCTGTTCAACCAGCCCAACCGGAGAACGTCGGCGTTTGGTTGCCCGGTAACGTCGACGTGGTGCTCCAGAATGATCTTGTCCTGGGTAAGCGTGCCGGTCTTGTCCGTGCAGAGAACATCCATCGCGCCGAAGTTCTGAATGGCGTTGAGCCGCTTCACGACGACCTTGCGCCGGGCCATTGCAACGGCGCCCTTGGCGAGATTCGACGAAACGATCATCGGCAGCATTTCGGGGGTAAGTCCGACGGCGACGGCAAGGCCGAACAACAGCGCTTCCACCCAGTCGCCTTTGGTCAGGCCGTTGATGACAAAGACGACAGGAACCATGACGAGCATGAAGCGGATGAGCAGCCAGCTCACACTGTTGATGCCGCGATCGAACGCCGTTTGAGCGCGCGATCCGACGATCGCCTTGGCTAACGATCCGAAATAGGTGCGAGCACCCGTGGCAACGACAAGCGCGGTCGCCGTGCCGCTCACGACGTTGGTGCCCATGAAGCAGACGTTGGGCATGTCGAGCGCGTTCATTTCGCTGGACGCTACGCTCGCCGCGGACTTCTCGGCGACAGACCCGAGCGTGTCATACTTCTCAACAGGGATGGCCTCACCGGTGAGCACTGCCTGGCTCACAAACAGATCGCGGGATTCGATCAGCCTCACGTCTGCCGGGATCATATCCCCTGCTGAAAGACGCACGATGTCGCCGGCGACGATCTCTCGCATCGGGATTTCGAATGCTTCGGGATTTGACGTTGCCGATCCTCGACGAAGAACCGTCGCCGTCGTGCGGACCATCGCCTTCAGAGCTTCGGCCGCAGCGCTCGATCGGTACTCCTGAACGAAGCGCATCAAGGCGCTGGCAAGCACCATCACGATGATGATGGTGACTTTTGTCGGATCCGCATCCTCGCCATGTTGAAGCCGAAGCCAGATGTCCGTTACAGCGCTGATCCCAGCCAGGATCAGCAGCACTGCAATGAACGGATTCTTGAAAGCGCCAAAAAACTGAACAACCGCTGGCAGGCGTCGCTCTTGCGCAACCTCATTGGGGCCGTCTTTTGCCAGCCGTTCGATCGCATCTCGGGCAATCAGGCCGTTGCGGTCGCCTTTGACGTTTTCGAAGGTGTCATCCAACCCATTCTGGGCTTCACGGACCGCCTTCATCGACAGCTTGCGTTCGTCTTTTCCGCGCGGCTTGAGAGCCGCCTTGAGGATGGGGGCATTCATTGGATGAATCTCCTGCCGCAAGCGCCGAGACCATGCGCCTCTCGGCACGGTCTTCGGCGCTTGGGGTCTTGGTCGGCTGAGGGGATAATGAAACCGATGCATCTTCACGACGCTCGGCATTCGGACCGCGCTTGAGCAGCGCAGCCGCTCTTCACCAGGGAGGGTCCGCACCTTCGCGCGACCGTGCGATTCTGCGCGAGTACGGATTGCCGCCCCGGCGGGGGTGAAGCCCGTCCAGGCCGGCGGACACCAGAACCATCGCCGTGCTGGCCTTATGCAGCGTGAGGGAATGCATCACACGCCTCACGCCGCAAAGCGACCATGCTGGTAAACTGCAAGAAGGAGTCCGGCGCGCTCGATCAATCGGCGCAACCCGCCGCCCGTGTCTGGTTCGGCGTCAAGCATCCAGATGCATTCGAGCCGACCGGTCTCGCCATTGACACGCCACGCCGCGACCAGTCGAGTCCGGTTCGTGCGGGGAGACTTCGTGAAAGGACGGTCACGCTCGCATCGCGGGTCGGCGAATGCGGGATTGCGTTTCGGCGAGGCGATCCGCGAAACGCGGAGCGAAGCCGGCAGAGTAAAAAATTGGAGAGTCATGTCTCACCTCCGTGACGAGCCGCTCGGCCGTCACAGGCGAGACTGATGATTCAGACTCGCGAGAACGACCTGAGCGGCACGCTTGCTCGACTACTGTCGCTTGGCATTGCTCGTTGATCCTCATGCGTCGGCAGCGGGTTGGAGCCGCTAGATGACATTGGCTGGATATCACCGTCATTCCTTGAGTGACAGTGTCTTGCGGGGTTGATCCGATATACAAAACAATATCCGGGATATACCATCGTATATTGTAAGGTCTTCGGCGATAACTACCTGCGCAATATCAAGCCGCTTAGACTCACCGGACACGGGCGCGTCGACTTCACTAGCGATGTGATCGCTCTGATTTATTTCGATCCGAGGTCTAGTGTGGGTATCGATATGGTTCTTGTCGAGCGCATCGTCGCGCGAAGCCCTCGTCTTCGGCGATTGCTTTATTCGTTGTCCTTAACCTTTCTGAAAGCGGCGTTTCGGTTTCGCCGCACGGGCTTGGATGCCTTTGCCCGACCGACATTGCGTTTATCGCAGTGTCTCTTTCGTACTGCCTCTTCGCGGATACGACGTCGTTATGCAGCCGAGCCGAAAATGACGTCGGACTCGCGCTTTGTGCTCCGTCGCCTTTCTCTCAAACTTTTGATCGTGCTGATCTTTGCCGGTGCTCAAAGCCCGCTGCCCTGGGGATTCGGGAAAGCGCTTACGATGATGCTGTTTATGAGCGCGGCTATCAGCTGTGCCTTGGCCCTCATGAACCACCAACGATTCAGATTGGGAGTCTTGAGCTACTGGGACGAATCTTTGGCCTTTGTCCTGCTCGGCCAAACCGCGCGGATGGTGTTTCTACGTTGAAGTATTGCGAGTGCGCTATGCCGGGGGCTCTCGTCTTCAAAATACTCGCCAATAACCTGCCACGCGATACGGGAATCGCGAAGGTGGCCGTCGAGGCGAGACGCGGGGCAGCGACAACCGCCTGCGGCGTCGTTTGGTATTGGTTATGACGGAGCGTCGCACCACTCGCCGTCGCCGCACGCTGTTGACGGGGAAGATCATTCTCAATCAGCGATCGTCCGTGATAAGTTGCGTCGTCCGAAACTTGTCGGACACAGGCGCCTGCCTCGAAGTTCCTGCTGCCCTGAACATTCCGGATGCCTTCGAGCTGAAAATAGAACCTGGCGGCGCTTGCTCACAGTGTCGAATAGTCTGGCGGAGCGCTACGCGCATCGGCGTGGCGTTCGATTGACACAAAGCTAGAACGCGCCTTCACTTTCAAGGGCGAGTGTAAAGGCGCTGGCCCGAGATACTGGCCGCGCGCACGGCGCTGCAGGCGTGACGGCTGATATGGCCGGACGGCAGGCTACAGAAATAACAAGGACAATGTGTGGGGGAAAGAGCCAATCTCACAAGGAGAATGGCGCGCCGTACTGGATAAAAGTGCGAACGCATATGTGATTGAATCTGCGATTAATTTATTTTGGGGCATCGTGATCCTCTCATCTTTCAGCGTTCGCCGGCTGCCGCCAATAGCCCCACCCAAACGGGTGCGCCGAACCGAACGCGGAGCTGATATCGGACCAAGTACAAGGTATCCGGTATTTTGCTTCTCCCGGGTCTATGAGGAAATGACTAGCTCTTTCCAAATCTGGGCCGCGTACGCAGTGGCTCTCTCCTAGTCCTGAAGTCCGCGGCATGTGTGATTGGGTACCGCTGGAATACATCGCAGAAAATCCCATTCTGCAGCGATGCAAATATCGAGTGCAAAATCGATTAAAAAATAGAGAGCTCCGCGAACTAGACGGCTCGACCGATGAGGGCACCAATGGTCGCAGTTGAGGCCATGGCGACTGCTCCCCAAAACACGACCCGAAGAGTGGGTTTCCATATGCTGGCGCCGCCAGCGCGAGCGCCGATCGCTCCGAGAACGCCAAGTCCGATGAGGCAGGCAATGGAGACGGTCCAGGTGGCGGTCCAGGCCGGCGACAGGAGAGCGACGGCCAGCGGCAAAGTCGCGCCAGATGCGAAGGTGACCGCCGAAGTGAAAGCCGCTTGAACTGGCTTCGCCATCACATGACTGGTCAGTCCGAGTTCATCCCGCGCATGGGCCCCGAAGGCGTCCTTTGCCATCATCTGCTCGGCGACCTGTCGCGCCAGTTCGGGCGTTACACCACGCTGCTCGTAGATCGCGGCGAGTTCGGCCAGCTCCGCTTCAGGTTGCGTGGCAAGTTCGCGGCGCTCACGCGCCATGTCGGCTTCTTCCGTATCGGCCTGGGAACTGACCGACACATATTCGCCTGCAGCCATCGACATTGCTCCGGCGACGAGCCCCGCTACGCCAGCAACCAGAATTTCGTGGGAAGCGGCGGTCGCGGCGGCAACACCGACGATCAGACTCGATGTTGAAATCAGCCCGTCATTGGCGCCTAGCACCGCTGCGCGAAGCCAACCTATTCGTTCGATCAGATGGTTCTCTTTATGAAGGGCTCGCATGGAACATGGTCCTGAATTACATTTCTAAGGCTTTGTAACGCGGCGCTGAGCACATAGGAAAAGGCGCCTTGCCTTCGAGATCGATCTGGAAACTTGGCCGGTCAGGCTGATCAATGATGCTATCTTCCGATGAAACGCCTACCGTTCCATCGCCACATACGCTGTAGTCCAAAGCCGCATTCAACTTCAATCGCCGGAGTGTTGTCCAGGCCTCTCAACGTGACTTCATTTGCCCTGACACTCATCACCAGATGATATCGTCCGTGGTGCGACATGTAGACCTGATGGAGGCATTTTCCGCTGCTACAAAACGTAAGGCGGTCGCCACATCTGAGTTCATGAAGATGAAGAGCGATGAGACGAACGTTCCCAACGTCAATGAAGCGGCTGAAGCCACGCGTTGTTGTCAATTCATCGCCACATACCTTCCTGTATTTTTGAAGGCCTGCCCGCACTTCCGCCGGCAGGTTTTGCACGTAGAAAGGACTGGGTTGATTGTCATGGACAGGAGAACTTGCGAGCGAGAGGGCCGGCGAGACAAAGAAAAGTGACGTCATAGCGGCTAAGATTGCCACGTCACGGAGCCGATTCGATCTTTTCATGCTGAAACCTCCACTTCCAACGGCTGTTTCTCTCGTTCGACGACGGCTGCGGAGCGGCGCTCCATCCATCGGTAGATCGCCGGCAACAGCAGCAGCGTCAGAACGGTGGACGACAGGACGCCGCCGATGACGACAGTGGCGAGCGGTCGTTGCACCTCCGCTCCCGCGCCCTGTGAAATCGCCATCGGTACGAAGCCGATTCCCGCGACCATGGCGGTCGACAATACCGGACGGAGCCGATCCGTGGCGGCTTGCCGGACTGCCTCGATAACAGGCAGCTTCCGCCGCAACGCATTGATATGATCGATCAGAACGAGACCATTCAGCATCGCGATGCCGGAGACCGCGATAAAGCCGATCGCGGCGGTGATCGAGAATGGCATGTCACGTAGCCAGAGTGCCAGCACGCCACCGGTGATCGCAAACGGAATACCGGTATAGACGACGGCGGCATGACGGACGCTCCCCAACGCCGAATAAACGAGCAAGAAGATCATCAGCAGCGCCGCCGGCACGACGATCATCAGACGGGCTCGGGCCGCTTCTAGCTGACGGAACTGGCCTCCGAACTCGATGCGATAGGATTCAGGCAGCGCAAGCTTGCCGTCGAGGCGTGCACGCGCTGCGGTCACATAACCTTCGATGTCGCTGGTGTTGAGATTGACCATCAAGGCGGCGCGGCGCTTACCATTGTCGTGCAGGATCGGTTCGACCGTTCTCATCTCGCGCAGACTTGCAACGCGGTCCAGCGGCACAAGGCCGGACGCGCCGACGCGCAA
Coding sequences within:
- a CDS encoding sensor histidine kinase; the encoded protein is MLKVVNDSRPRSALTLIAMGVAMAGIFIADTVTDYAIAAAVFYTAVILVATRILSGAAVVVLACICVALTLISFFLTPSGAYEVGIVNTGISIVAIGVTTYLSLRMVAAKAEALEARDRLLRIARVTTLGQLSASIAHEVNQPLAAVVASGGACARWLSQEPPNLEKARRALDRIVSDANRASQVIARIRALSKGEAPHRQPFDLREAVREIVTLSRSEIERSGIALQLDMYDDLPRVFADRVQIQQVISNLVLNATEAMAAGALPERRLRITASQAAPDTVVLTVADSGAGLTPSAREHLFDAFWTTKEGGMGLGLTISQAIVEANGGQICAAPNPVGGAAFEVRLPRYTEVA
- a CDS encoding MgtC/SapB family protein, coding for MDWQSLGHTALTLGGAFLLGGLIGFERQWRQRLAGLRTNTLVALGAAIFVLFAGLFPGESSPTRVAAQIVSGIGFMGAGIIFKEGLNVRGLNTAATLWCSAAIGALCGAGFFFHALIATMFVIAVNGVLRPLVRLIERQSFAGGQLESAYAISIICHGEAEAHVRALLLRDLAGVLHIRDLESTNIEDTNRVQVSATVRADTRQDRVLEQIIGRLSLEPLVTSARWRLELGE
- a CDS encoding carbohydrate porin; translated protein: MNYFAAPGFFNTASAAGLRVFRNRRVLFCRFMAIAFYLLALGIVAILQIAKAHAQELQTTADRPDAQPIPATPTKLPEASRESSAKTNKVDWSGIYFGGHTGFGTGDLGPGTNAILNQSVGLPPTVTGMIGGLQGGYNFQPGDGWVLGTEADITFVSPPDETRRTAAPFNTTLDAMGTVRARIGYAFGPFLPYATGGFAWARTKVDINGDDGAVLSKLRRWHAGWTAGVGIEMALGGPWTARAEYDYLDLASSIYRLDGTGLRDVSVHPQVQRITFGLNYRLGDGVSALAKPSATGEASPDWNVHGQTTFIAQGYPAIRSPYASANSLPGGGQLRETWTADAFLGVRLWEGGEFYFNPELAQGFGLNGTLGLAGFPNGEAQKGGTEFPKFRAQRYYVRQTFGLGGEQEDVADGPLQLAGRRDINRITVTVGRFAVGDFFDANAYAKDPRADFMNWAIWSSGAYDFPADLPGFTRGAVIELNQKNWAVRAGAFQVPEQPNSDVLVFKGGGGGVVEFEERHSLFGQPGKVRIGTFVNRGRTGAYRDAIDIAQASPQTDINDAMTALRRNQNKYGFYGNIEQALTADLGLFARASWNDGRTEILSFTDIDRSISGGFALKGTAWGRPSDTIGLGAAVNGLSRAHRDFLAAGGTGLLIGDGRLRYGHESIIEAYYALRFNDWSAVTFDYQFVANPAYNADRGPASILSLRAHAEF
- the mgtA gene encoding magnesium-translocating P-type ATPase yields the protein MNAPILKAALKPRGKDERKLSMKAVREAQNGLDDTFENVKGDRNGLIARDAIERLAKDGPNEVAQERRLPAVVQFFGAFKNPFIAVLLILAGISAVTDIWLRLQHGEDADPTKVTIIIVMVLASALMRFVQEYRSSAAAEALKAMVRTTATVLRRGSATSNPEAFEIPMREIVAGDIVRLSAGDMIPADVRLIESRDLFVSQAVLTGEAIPVEKYDTLGSVAEKSAASVASSEMNALDMPNVCFMGTNVVSGTATALVVATGARTYFGSLAKAIVGSRAQTAFDRGINSVSWLLIRFMLVMVPVVFVINGLTKGDWVEALLFGLAVAVGLTPEMLPMIVSSNLAKGAVAMARRKVVVKRLNAIQNFGAMDVLCTDKTGTLTQDKIILEHHVDVTGQPNADVLRLGWLNSYHQSGVKNLMDQAVVRFAGAEPAITNAAASYRKVDELPFDFVRRRLSVVVEGEAGDHLLICKGAVEEMLSISTRVRSGEGVIRLGDAERKSLAALARAYNEDGFRVLVVATREFAASDTNTHYAIEDETDLTIQGFLTFLDPPKETAGPAIAALAEHGVRVKVLTGDNAVVSSKICREVGLEPGQPVLGRDIEKLDDAALRTLVEERTIFAKLTPLQKSRVLQALQANGHTVGFLGDGINDAPALRDADVGISVDSGADIAKESADIILLEKSLMVLEEGVLKGRETFGNIMKYLNMTASSNFGNVFSVLVASAFIPFLPMLSIHLLVQNLMYDISQLALPWDHMDKEFLSRPRKWDAKNIGRFMIWIGPTSSIFDITTFALMWFVFAANAPEHQSLFQSGWFIEGLLSQTLVVHMLRTQKIPFVNSTAALPVLLMSSVICVLGIYLPFSPLGAAIGLQPLPIAYFPWLAGTLLCYCLVAQLMKTVYIRRFGQWL
- a CDS encoding PilZ domain-containing protein; amino-acid sequence: MTERRTTRRRRTLLTGKIILNQRSSVISCVVRNLSDTGACLEVPAALNIPDAFELKIEPGGACSQCRIVWRSATRIGVAFD
- a CDS encoding VIT1/CCC1 transporter family protein gives rise to the protein MRALHKENHLIERIGWLRAAVLGANDGLISTSSLIVGVAAATAASHEILVAGVAGLVAGAMSMAAGEYVSVSSQADTEEADMARERRELATQPEAELAELAAIYEQRGVTPELARQVAEQMMAKDAFGAHARDELGLTSHVMAKPVQAAFTSAVTFASGATLPLAVALLSPAWTATWTVSIACLIGLGVLGAIGARAGGASIWKPTLRVVFWGAVAMASTATIGALIGRAV